One Emys orbicularis isolate rEmyOrb1 chromosome 20, rEmyOrb1.hap1, whole genome shotgun sequence genomic window, tgcctattaatttcattgagtgactcctgtttcttgtgttatgtggagTAAACAACACctccttatttgctttctccacaccatttatctatcatattcccccatgagtcatctcttttccaagctgaaaagtccctgtctttttaatctctcatatgGAACCTGTTCCATACCTTTTctcaattttgttgcccttctctgtatctcttccaattctaatctttttttgagatggggtgaccagaactgcatgcagtattcaaggtgtgggcgtatcatggatttaaaTAGTGGCATTAGGACATTTtatatcttattatctatctcagagatcggcaacctttggcacacggcctgtcagggaaatcctcTGGCAGGCCGGGATGGCTTGTCTACCTACAGCGTTCACAGGTTTGGCcgactgcagctcccactggccatggttcaccattccaggccaatgggggctgcaggaaggggcagccagcacatcccttgtcctgcgctgcttcccgcagcccccattggcctgaaacggtgaaccgcggacagtgggagctgcagtcggccaaacctgtggacactgtaggtaaacaaaccatcccggctcgccagtggatttccctgacaggctgtgtgccaaaagttgccgttccctgatctatccctttcctaatggttcctaacattctgttaagcTTTTCagatgctgctgcacactgagtggatattttctgagaactatccacaatgactccaagatctttcttgagtggtaacagctaatttagactccaccattttgtatgtatagttgggattatgttttccaacgtgtattactttgcatttatcaaaagtGCAAACAACAAGATCAGGACAACCAAATCTCCGCTACCTCCCTgactcagggccagctctagggctggatttaggggccgGTGACCCAGGCAACCTCCTTGGTTactgggcttgggggggggggggatgttgggTTCAGGGTGCTGTTTTTGATGTTGGCaacaaaagggggaaatgacaggGATAAAttatgcatgcaaattgtgcatcatAGTTGTGAAAGGagttacaaatgcaataaaaaaataaagtattcaaaagtttaacaaatgggggaggggcaccgAAAACACTTCGTGCCTGGGGCACTGTTTGGGCTAGGGCTGGCTCTGCCCATCTCTAAAATTGGGGAGACTCATTACTGAGCACAGGGGCAATCACCCACACACTGCATGGGGCAAGCATGGCCCAACCACCCTCTGAAAACACAGAACTCCCAGACTTTCCCTCCCATTTGTGTGAGTGTGCGAGAGAGAGGTTCCTGATACCAAACCACAAGTTCTCGCATGTCTGGGAATTCCCAGCCATTACACTCAGCAACCTTTATAGAGTCAATCCCAAAAGGGAGTAATTCCCTTAGAGaattgggactcctgggttctgtccccggctctggaAGGAAGGTGAGGTCTAGTGAGAGTCAGGGATGGGGCATGTGCTGTGAgctagaactcctgggttctctctctggctctggagggagagcagggctggcggAGTAGAGGGtgtcaggactccagggttctctcTCTAGTTGTCCTGCTATAACTCACCCTGTGACCAGGACAAGTtactgctagggttgccaactttctacgcGCACAAAATCgcacacccttgccccacccatgCCCCCTTCTGAGGCCCCATCTGCTGCTCACTCTCTccatcctcactcacttgctcattttcaccgggctggctgtggggcgggagggggtgaggactccatctgggggggcaggctgtggggtggggccagaaatgaggagttcacagtgtgggaggaggctccaggctgaggcaataggttgggatgcaagagggggtgagggctccagctgggggtgtggcctctggggtgggggccagggatgaggggtttggggtgcaggagagggatccaggctgggactgagggcaggagggggatcagtgctgtggcagggggttgggattgtgggggggggaattgagggctctgtctgggggtgtgagctctggggtggggccagggatgaggggtttggggtgcaggagggggctctgggctgggggggcgtgGAGCCAAGgagtttggagtatgggagggggctctgggctgaggcagggagttgaggtgtgggaggaggtatgggctctgggctgggggtgtgggctctgggctggggccagggatgaggggttcagggtgtgggagggggatccaggctgggtcaggggttcagggtgcaggaatgagggctctggctggggatgtgggctcgaTGTGGGCCTGGAgaggagggatttggggtgcaggagggggctccaggctgggactgagggcaggagggggatcagtgctatggcagggggttgggatgttgCGGGGGaattgagggctctggctgggggtgtgagctctggggtggggcaagaaatgagtttggggagcaggaggggctctgggctgtggcagggggttggaatgTTGGGGTtcggggtgtgacgggttggatcacagaaacccccttgggagctgccacctgatgtgcaaagactacctctgctcctgctttccctgccagctcaggactccagcaccctgtcttgctgagccagacattccagtctgctctaacacagacccagggtctgaatcacttgtcccaaagctgcaagtttacctgaaaacagctcacagtagtgtgcttgtctttagcactcagatgcccaactcccagtggggtctaaacccaaataaatctgttttaccctgcataaagcttatgcagggcaaactcataaattgttcgccctctataacactgatagagagatatgcacagttgtttgctcccccaggtattaatacatactctgagtaaattactaaataaaaagtgattttattaagtacagacagtaggatttaagtggttccaagtagtaacagacagaacaaagtaagtcaccaagtaaaataaaataaaatgcgcaaatctatgtctaatcaaactaaatacagataagttcctcaccagttccagaatgctcctttttacaggctaatctccttttagcctgggtccagcaatcactcacaccccctgtagtcactgtcctttgtttcagtctccttcaaatatcctgggggtgtgtggagaggctccttctttagccagctgaagacaaaatggaggggtctcccacaggtttaaatagactcttgtgggtggagacccccctcctccctcctatgcaaagtccagctccaagatggagttctggagtcacctgggcaagtcacatgcccctgcatgactcagtctttacaggccgacgccattgtccacatgatatcttgcatgtctccaggaagacttctcatgtggattggagcattccaagatgcattgttccccaagtgtttcctgatcaggtacttaacctggcgaattccttcctaaagaagctgaccaaatgcctcacaaagcttacttagaaaccaagcaagcatacagcccatattcttcctcaagtagaaaatgatatatatgtacaaataggatgaatagatatagtagaccataacctttacggagatatgttacatggcacaggcagcacaaaacatatttcagttatgtcatacatacatttataagcaccccctccccataaagccttatggggtacactgtcacacggGGGaattgagggctctggctgggggtgtgagctctggggtgaggccagggatgaggagtttggggtgcaggaggtggctctgggctggggcagggatgcgggAGTCTCAGTGTGAgccactgaaaatctggcctcagctGTGACTTCAATTCATGTGGCAACGTGTCTTTCCAGTCCCCTCTTCCCAAACGACCACTTGTACTGCCCACTCTTAGGTGAGCGTGAACCACAAACATCCTGAAGTTATCGCAGTATTTGTCCTGGGTTTTTAAATGGTGCCCAGGCCATCACCTGTGTCCTTTTGCAATCTACTTCTCAGCTGGCCATCCCTTTGGCTGTGAATTGTTGTTCCACCCAATCAACACACAGctcggcccatgtgacatcctcagggccatacaggtaattttggatgcagcccacaatggtaaataggttgagaaccactgcactagcctGGTTCCACATAGctgaacagggggtggggggaggtctgAGCACCTCAGTGAGTTTCATGCGTTTGCTGCATGTCCCGTAGAGTTTAGCAATCATTCCTCTCTGGTGTTTGCCCTCCTGGCCGCAGGCTTGGAACGTCCCCATTTAACACCAGTTAGAAACCCAATTAATCTGTGTCCTGAAAAGGCCAAGACCCTGCAGGCACATAACATTACTCATGTGAATCAaacccattgtagtcaatggggaGTTACTCACCTGCCCCTGCAAGCTCCCGGAGCTTTTAGCGTTGGATCATTTGCCAAAATGATTTCCATCCTTTTGTAGGGGCTGTGAGCAGTGAATGagaaacacccccaccccactatgGGCCATTCCTGTGTTTCTACAATCTGTCTTGAAAGCCTTAATACTCAGATGGGGGCTGGTGGAGAGGAACTTAACTCTCAGGGTATATGAGTGCAGTGTCTGgggataaagggaagggtaacagctctcctgtgtacagtactaaaatccctcctggccagagactccaaaatccttttacctgtaaagggttaagaagctcgggtaacctggctgacacctgacccaaagggccaataaggggacaagatactttcaaatcttggtgggggggaaaggcttttgtgtgtgctctttgttttaaggggttgttcgctcttgggactgagagggaccagacatcaatccaggttctccccatctttctaaacaagtctctcttatttcaaacttgtaagtaaaaaaagccaggcaaggcgtcttagttttactttgttttctcaacttgtaaatgtaccttttactagactgtttatctttgtttgctgtactttgaacctaagacagaggggggtcctttgagctctttaagtttgattaccctgtaaagctattttccatactgattttacagagatgatttttacctttttctttaattaaaagccttctttttaagaacctgattgatttctccttgttttaagatccaagggggtttggatctgtattcaccaggagttggtgaaaggaaggagggggaagggtcaatttctccttgttttaagatccaagggggtttggatctgtattcaccaggagttggtgaaaggaaggagggggaagggtcaatttctccttgtttaagatccaaggagtttggatctgtattcaccagggaattggtgaaaggtttctaaaagcttcccagggtagggaatggtggcagcggaccagaactaagctggtagttaagcttagaagtcctcatgcaggcccctacatttgtaccctaaagttcaaagtggggatacagccttgacagccttaATACTCAGATGGGGGCTGGTGGAGAGGAACTTAACTCTCAGGGTATATGAGTGCAGTGTCTGGGGATCGGTGCCTAGCACCCAGCCCCGACACCCTTTTAACCAGTGCCCTTTAATACAGAAGGCGCAAACATGTGACGCTGGGTGAGTTACTGATGTGACTGCGTGGCACTGAGTGTGCGGTTGGATCTGCGTGGtcaggccctggtgaccctgTGTGCGGTCGGATCTGACTGCAGGTTTGGGGATTGTTTGAGAAGCACTGAATAAAAAAGGGGCCAAAGAGGGTAGAACATTTCCCTATAGTGCAGGAGTCGCTGGGAGAGATTCTCTGGCTTGTGCTGTTCCAGGGATCGGACTAGATCTCTTCAGGCCTTAAAACACTAGTTGctatgttaattattattaattagccGAGCCTGTAATCGTTAGGACCCAGAGCACAACACAGACAGAAATAACTTGTTGCGGCAGCTGGATTTATTACGGTCTCTTGCACTCGCTCTGGCTATGCATCACCAATCTGCACCGAGATGGCCTCCCTCTTCCCCTTGTCTGGGTCCAGTGGAGTGGTGAGAGTGTACATGTTCCCAGACGTGAAACGTTCTGTCTGAACTAGTTGGCAGCCATGGTGCTCTTGATccagggcagcagggagcagacTTTGGTGTAGACTCCGGGTTGGTCCTTCTGGGCACAGCCGACCCCCCAGGACACaatgccctgcagctccccattgCAGACCAGTGGACCACCAGAGTCTCCCTGTGTATAAGTTGAGAGGAAGGAGATGCCAGCAAATTAGTGGGCGGTTAGTCACTGTACCTCCCCAGTCCCTTATACTGCATGCATCACCCAGATCCTTCCCCCGTCTGCTGGCAGGAGGGCTAGAGTCTCTCTAACAGCCTGACAGGGCCGTGACCAGTGGCCATTAGCCCTCACCTGGCATGCATCCTTGCCTCCCTCCAGGTAGCCAGCGCACAGCATGGTGCTGGTGATCATCCCGGGGTAGGAGCCCTCGCACTCTGCGTTGCTGAGGATGGGGATGTTGACGCACTGCAGATTGTAGGGGCTGAACACTGAAAGGTAGAGGGGAATTGTTAGCACCAGGcattctcctccttcccatgcTGTACCCTGGAGGGATGAAATCGCTATCCTGAGCACTAGCCAGGGAGGCAGAATACTCTGAGTGGGCATGAGCGCGCCTggattctctccctggctctgggaggggagtaggggctagtggattagagcaggggggggcgggagccaggattcctgggtacTATCCTGGCTCTGAAAGAGGAAtaggggctagtgggttagagcagggtgtgtgtggggtgggggagtcaggactcctgggctctgtccaCAGCTCTGGAGGGGCTCTGGCTTAGtttccccctctataaaatgTGGATGGGCTccctgtggggtggggaaggggcacatGTGAGGATGGTTTAGTTACTGTTGGCAATACCCATCGCCTTGTGTCTGGCCTTTGTTTTCTCAGATATGTGAACAAGTGCCTTGTGCTAACTCCATGCACCTGTCACTGTTTCAAGCACCAGTTCTCAGCCGGCCTCAGCGGACACTAACCTCTGGGCTGTGCCAGCTAGCCAGGTCTGGGCAGTGTCAATACAGGGCGGAGGGTGTGCAGAGATGGGCTCAGAGCTCATCACTAGGGTTGTGGAAGGGGGCTCCAGTGGAGTTTGGCAGGCCAGGTCAGGGTACCCCACTTGTATAAAATCCCTGtttgctgtccctcccccccaaccctgccTCTCTGTGTCTGTGCTTTGACTAGGAATTCTCTGGGCAGGGACATCCACAAATGCCTGGTACATTGTGGGCCGTGTCATCAGCAGATGATGGTGCTGAGCAGCCTCGGAGCtcctgagacagagagagggctAAACTCACCACCGTCACTGAGGATATTGCCCCATCCCGACACCACACAGGAAGTGCCGGCAGCTGGGCAGGCGGTCGGCAGGGAAACGGGCTGGACATAGGCGTCAGTCCGGACAGGGTGAGCCAACTTGATGAGCATGATGTCGTGGTCCAGTGTCTGGTAGTCATAGCTGGGGTGCCACACAATGGTCTCGATGCGCATCAGGTGCTCGGTGTGTTCAAAGACCTGGATGTTGTGGTCTCCCAGGATCACCTGCATGGAGTCGGGGCTGGGAAACGAACGGTGGCTCAGAGCCCTTCTGGACAGGCCCCACCAGCCCCTCTAATCTCAACCTGCTCCCACTCACCTGGTGCTGCaataaagacacacacacacacacacacaattccgcACTTACTAGTACCAGCAGTGGGCAGCTGACACCACCCACTGGTCCGTGATGAGGGATCCGCCACAGAAATGGTACCCGACGTTAAGGGAGACCTGCCAGGGCTGTGAATGGGGGCTGCACTCGTATCCCCCGACAATCCTGTCTACTCCCTGTGGTGCAGCAGCTGTGGGGAGAAAGCGTCCACTGGATTACATGGGTGACATCTGTAATGAAGTGGCAATGCCTGCAGCGGGGCTGGGAAAGCTCTGGACTCTTGTTCCTGTCCCCCCTTTGGGTCTGACGAGCTGGTGGTGGGCCCTGCCGCTGACCAGGATGGATGCTGTTAGTGTGTCGAATCCTTAGGTGTCGATTTTGTAAGTGGAGGACTTTAGAGAACCTAAACCCAGGAGTGTTGCTTTAATGGGACCACGAGCCCACTCCTGTAGTGGGATCCACACAGAAGTTCTCTCAGTGGCACTCCAGTGGGCTAGTGCTCTCCGTACGGGTCGGACTCTGGGGTCGGGGACTGCTGCTGTCTCTCCTTgggttttttacattttcttgcTGTGTTGGGAACGCACCACAAGAGCCTTGACTCATGCGGACAGAAGCCAGGAAATGAAACTGCTGAGCCTTGTTCCACTTGCCTGAGATGAGCAAAATGCAGAAGGTGAATAAATCCCATACAGGGTGAATAGAACTCAGGCGTTTGCACCAGTCTCTGCCATGATCAGTGACATGGGAGCATTTTAGACATTGAAAATGATCCTCCAATGTCATTTGGATAAACTCTTAGAGCGATAAAGGGCCTTGTTTACAatctgcaggggggagggaacgTGTCTGTCAGGAGCATTAAACTCGTGAGCACTGGCAAGGGGGCGCAGACTGAGCCCGTGTGAGTCTAGGATGTCCATTTGGCTTGTGGGATTCATTgtttaggccccgatcctgcaaacactcgtGCATACATATGACCTTACTCAGGTGAGTCAGCCCATTGGGTTTGTGCACTATAAATTGCTGGATTAGGGGCCTTATTTTGGCAATAGTCATTTTAAATACCACTGTTAGCTAGACAGGGCTCTTTCTTGTGCGGCAGTGCGCCACTGCTCTGTTC contains:
- the LOC135892802 gene encoding serine protease 1-like isoform X2, translated to MTMWLVMALLAVAAAAPQGVDRIVGGYECSPHSQPWQVSLNVGYHFCGGSLITDQWVVSAAHCCPDSMQVILGDHNIQVFEHTEHLMRIETIVWHPSYDYQTLDHDIMLIKLAHPVRTDAYVQPVSLPTACPAAGTSCVVSGWGNILSDGVFSPYNLQCVNIPILSNAECEGSYPGMITSTMLCAGYLEGGKDACQGDSGGPLVCNGELQGIVSWGVGCAQKDQPGVYTKVCSLLPWIKSTMAAN
- the LOC135892802 gene encoding serine protease 1-like isoform X1, which codes for MTMWLVMALLAVAAAAPQGVDRIVGGYECSPHSQPWQVSLNVGYHFCGGSLITDQWVVSAAHCWYYPDSMQVILGDHNIQVFEHTEHLMRIETIVWHPSYDYQTLDHDIMLIKLAHPVRTDAYVQPVSLPTACPAAGTSCVVSGWGNILSDGVFSPYNLQCVNIPILSNAECEGSYPGMITSTMLCAGYLEGGKDACQGDSGGPLVCNGELQGIVSWGVGCAQKDQPGVYTKVCSLLPWIKSTMAAN